The proteins below are encoded in one region of Oryzias melastigma strain HK-1 linkage group LG9, ASM292280v2, whole genome shotgun sequence:
- the unc45b gene encoding protein unc-45 homolog B, which yields MDDPTQLKDEGNKHFQAGEIDKAIECYTNAIKVCKDKKLLAVIYRNRSACFLKKESYSNAASDATKAIDVDAADIKALYRRCQALEKLGKLDMAFKDVQRCATLEPKNKTFLDTLRRLGAEIQAKLKTTFSTDSRVQNMFDILFDEEMDKDKKEKAANNLIVLSREDAGAERIFQNNGVPLLLNMIETGKPEMILAAVRTLSGMCTGHKARAMAIINMVGVDKICSIMALNNEEIALATSNLFQCINDSLTGADTREYGKEAALVLDAAKDLKTILLALLEMTANKNVSGYGRDQALNLLSKNVPRSNKKDPDHSRTLFTIDHGLKKILKVCGQVPELPDQLPLTENSQLIASVLLNKLYDDLKCDPERNNFRDICDQYIKSKIDPKDMDKTLHAINTISGLLQGPFDVGNALVGHQGIMEMMVALCGSDREVDQMVAVEALIHSSTKMSRASFIITNGVSLLKDIYKKTTNEKIKIRALVGLCKLGSAGGDDYSLRQFAEGSTEKLAKQCRKWLCNPKIDAKTRKWAIEGLAYLTNDADVKDDFVEDELALKAMFELAKSTDKTIIYAVACTLVNCTNSYEKKEILPELVQLAKFSKQHVPEQHPKDKKDFIDKRVKRLLKAGVTSALAVMVKADSSILTDQTKEMLSRVFLALTADPKDRGTIVAQGGGKALIPLALEGTDAGKAKASHALAKIAAASNPAIAFPGERVYEVVRPLVSLIHTDKEGVMNYEALRGLTNFAAFSEKLRAKIVKEKALPEIENLMFEENEKIRLAATECMCNLVACKEVQERYMEDGNDKLKLLVLLCGEDDDKIQIAAAGALAMITAAQKKLCTKLTLVTVQWLEILQRLCLHTNPYIQHRGIVIVFNMLDSDNSELAKKLIESELLEILSVIGKAEDNPKRQEPIDAARACLVKAMDLGLIKPFSSPA from the exons ATGGACGACCCAACCCAGTTAAAAGATGAGGGAAATAAACACTTCCAGGCAGGTGAAATTGACAAGGCCATTGAATGCTACACCAACGCCATCAAGGTTTGCAAGGACAAGAAATTGCTGGCTGTCATTTACAGGAACAGATCTGCATGCTTTCTAAAAAAG GAAAGTTATTCCAATGCAGCCTCTGATGCAACTAAAG CAATTGATGTGGATGCAGCAGACATTAAAGCCTTATACCGTCGCTGTCAGGCCCTGGAGAAACTTGGAAAACTGGACATGGCCTTCAAAGATGTGCAGAGATGTGCCACTCTTGAACCAAAGAATAAGACATTCCTGGATACTCTCCGCAGGCTTGGAGCAGAAATTCAGGCAAAA CTCAAGACGACCTTTTCCACAGATTCCAGGGTGCAGAACATGTTCGACATTCTCTTCGATGAAGAAATGGATaaagataaaaaggaaaaa GCTGCCAACAACTTAATTGTGTTGTCAAGAGAAGATGCTGGAGCAGAGAGAATCTTCCAGAATAATGGAGTACCTCTGCTGCTCAACATGATAGAGACGGGAAAACCGGAAATGATCCTGGCTGCCGTGCGTACGCTGTCAGGAATGTGCACAGGACACAAAGCTCGG GCCATGGCCATTATTAACATGGTCGGTGTTGATAAGATTTGCAGCATCATGGCTCTTAATAATGAAGAAATTGCTTTGGCGACGTCGAACCTCTTCCAGTGCATCAACGACTCTCTTACTGGTGCAGACACAAGGGAGTATGGGAAAGAAGCCGCTTTGGTTTTAG ATGCAGCCAAAGATCTGAAGACTATTCTTCTTGCTCTGCTGGAGATGACTGCCAATAAGAATGTGTCTGGCTATGGCAGAGATCAGGCACTGAATCTCTTGTCCAAGAACGTACCTCGCAGTAATAAAAAAGACCCAGATCACTCACGGACGCTCTTCACCATTGATCACG gTCTAAAGAAGATCCTCAAGGTTTGTGGCCAAGTTCCTGAGCTACCAGACCAACTACCTTTGACAGAGAACTCACAGCTGATTGCAAGTGTGCTCCTCAACAAGTTATATGATGACCTCAAATGTGACCCAGAAAGAAATAATTTCAGGGACATTTGTGATCAATATATCAA ATCCAAAATCGACCCCAAAGACATGGACAAGACACTGCATGCTATTAACACAATCTCAGGGCTGCTGCAGGGTCCCTTTGACGTTGGAAATGCCCTGGTGGGGCATCAAGGCATTATGGAGATGATGGTCGCTCTGTGCGGCTCTGACCGGGAGGTGGACCAGATGGTGGCGGTGGAAGCTCTCATCCATTCCTCCACCAAGATGAGCCGGGCCAGCTTCATCATCACAAATGGCGTTTCCCTGCTCAAGGACATCTATAAGAAGACCACGAATGAAAAGATTAAAATCCGTGCGCTGGTG GGTCTCTGTAAACTGGGCTCCGCTGGAGGTGACGACTACAGCTTGAGGCAGTTCGCTGAAGGATCTACAGAGAAGCTGGCAAAGCAGTGCAGAAA GTGGCTTTGTAATCCCAAGATTGATGCCAAAACAAGGAAGTGGGCTATTGAAGGTCTTGCCTATCTGACAAATGATGCTGATGTCAAGGATGACTTTGTGGAGGATGAGTTGGCTTTGAAAGCCATGTTTGAGCTGGCTAAG tccACAGATAAGACAATTATTTATGCAGTTGCCTGCACTCTAGTAAACTGCACCAACAGCTATGAAAAGAAGGAAATCCTCCCTGAGCTGGTTCAACTGGCCAAATTTTCCAAACAGCATGTTCCTGAGCAGCATCCCAAG gACAAGAAGGATTTCATAGACAAGAGAGTGAAAAGGCTGCTGAAGGCTGGGGTCACTTCAGCACTTGCAGTCATGGTCAAAGCTGACAGCTCTATCCTCACCGACCAGACAAAGGAGATGCTGTCAAG GGTTTTCTTGGCATTGACAGCTGATCCAAAAGATCGAGGGACTATTGTTGCCCAAGGTGGAGGAAAG GCTTTGATACCACTCGCTCTGGAAGGAACAGATGCTGGAAAAGCCAAAGCCAGCCACGCCCTTGCCAAGATAGCAGCTGCCTCAAACCCAGCGATCGCCTTCCCTGGGGAAAGG GTGTATGAGGTGGTGCGGCCTTTAGTGAGCCTCATTCACACGGACAAGGAAGGCGTTATGAACTATGAGGCTCTGAGAGGACTCACGAACTTTGCGGCATTCAGCGAAAAACTAAG GGCAAAGATTGTAAAGGAAAAAGCTCTACCAGAGATCGAGAACCTCATGTTTGAGGAGAACGAGAAGATCAGACTGGCTGCGACTGAATGCATGTGTAACCTTGTGGCATGCAAAGAG GTTCAAGAGCGTTACATGGAAGATGGCAATGATAAGCTGAAGCTGCTGGTGTTGCTTTGTGGAGAAGATGATGATAAAATTCAGATAGCAGCAGCTGGAGCTCTGGCCATGATCACTGCTGCTCAGAAGAAGCTGTGCACTAAATTGACTCTGGTG ACTGTCCAGTGGCTTGAGATCCTGCAGAGGTTGTGTCTTCACACCAACCCATACATCCAGCATCGTGGTATAGTGATTGTTTTCAACATGCTCGACTCAGACAACAGTGAGCTGGCCAAGAAGCTGATCGAGAGCGAGTTGCTGGAAATCCTCTCTGTGATTGGAAAAGCAGAGGACAACCCCAAGCGGCAGGAACCCATTGATGCGGCACGCGCATGCCTCGTCAAAGCCATGGATCTCGGCCTCATCAAACCCTTTTCCAGCCCGGCTTAA